One stretch of Eupeodes corollae chromosome 2, idEupCoro1.1, whole genome shotgun sequence DNA includes these proteins:
- the LOC129944669 gene encoding longitudinals lacking protein, isoforms H/M/V isoform X1, which yields MTEKMASAHSQEFCVRWNSHLGSLGAAFPQLLAGQRFVDVTLACEGHQLHCHRLVLAACSSYFESILAENPCKHPVIILPRDIKLWEIQALVDFMYKGEVNVTQAGLPNLLKCAESLRIRGLYGSDAALNLNQLRQMAKAARTASATGVSANASQQQQSSATMENTECTEELQSTEFTEQTKINSIPQDSTASNSNGPLDVNPSTHESQEQVAPNVNDLPVASNCSTATTSSCSSSNTSTVTASVSNQTIALNVVEQANFMNQSNIMKTESVATEPFDDSTIAYDNFEDYPKPEDDAYPSVNDEDSFAGDNDESMMMQMNMDSPNNSYKRVRRSEASLAQAAKCVSKGQTFQTVSNMFNIPVSTIRFYMARKGILPKRKRGRGSSNSAVMTGAVMTHALDHIKRSSSPPMEPPFQFVGYKLPAHKPNLI from the coding sequence ATGACTGAAAAAATGGCGTCCGCACATTCACAAGAATTCTGTGTACGGTGGAACAGTCACTTGGGAAGTTTGGGAGCAGCATTTCCTCAGCTCCTTGCTGGCCAAAGATTCGTTGATGTTACATTGGCCTGTGAAGGCCATCAGCTGCACTGTCATCGGCTGGTTTTGGCTGCATGTTCCTCATATTTTGAAAGCATTCTGGCAGAAAATCCTTGCAAACATCCCGTAATAATCTTGCCAAGGGACATTAAACTGTGGGAGATTCAGGCTTTGGTTGATTTTATGTACAAAGGCGAAGTTAATGTTACACAGGCCGGTTTGCCAAATCTACTGAAATGTGCCGAATCTCTACGCATTCGAGGGCTTTACGGATCTGATGCAGCCCTCAATCTCAATCAATTAAGACAGATGGCCAAAGCAGCTCGAACAGCTAGTGCGACTGGTGTGTCTGCAAATGCATCACAACAGCAGCAATCATCGGCGACAATGGAAAACACAGAATGTACTGAAGAACTACAAAGCACAGAGTTtacagaacaaacaaaaattaattccatACCACAAGACTCGACAGCCTCAAACTCTAACGGCCCATTAGATGTCAATCCTAGTACACACGAAAGCCAAGAACAAGTAGCTCCTAACGTTAATGATCTTCCTGTAGCATCCAACTGCAGTACAGCAACTACCAGCAGCTGTAGCAGTAGCAACACCAGCACTGTCACCGCATCAGTATCTAATCAAACGATAGCACTCAATGTCGTCGAACAGGCGAATTTTATGAACCAATCGAAcatcatgaaaaccgaaagtgTCGCTACAGAACCCTTCGATGACTCAACCATCGCTTACGACAATTTTGAAGATTATCCCAAGCCCGAAGATGATGCTTATCCATCGGTAAATGACGAAGACAGTTTTGCAGGCGACAACGATGAGAGTATGATGATGCAAATGAACATGGACAGCCCTAATAACTCGTACAAACGTGTCCGAAGATCTGAAGCGTCTCTTGCTCAAGCTGCCAAGTGTGTTTCGAAAGGCCAAACATTCCAGACTGTCAGCAATATGTTCAACATCCCAGTATCCACTATTCGTTTTTACATGGCAAGAAAAGGCATCCTTCCAAAAAGAAAACGCGGACGTGGATCATCTAACAGCGCCGTCATGACAGGTGCCGTAATGACTCATGCTCTCGATCATATTAAGCGTTCATCCAGTCCTCCAATGGAACCACCGTTCCAGTTTGTTGGCTACAAATTACCAGCGCATAAACCAAATCTAATCTAG